From Triticum urartu cultivar G1812 unplaced genomic scaffold, Tu2.1 TuUngrouped_contig_5974, whole genome shotgun sequence:
CACCCCTACCCTACCCAGTCTCGAGCCACCTTGATCGTCTGGATTGTGCCCCCCCCTGCAGTGCAGCAGGCAAAAAATTTCCCTTAAAAAAATGAGTCGCAGGGTCAGTGCACGAGATAACTAACTGTAAATTATCAAGTTGCTAATGCGTAGTCGGTGGAAAGAAATTATATGAGAAAAAGGGTTTTCCTCCGCTTTGTATTACAAAGCAACCATCCGATACAACCAACGATAGATGCTGGGGCGGAAGCAGCACAAGCACgcccaaaagaaaagaaaaagaaaaaagaaaaagaaatatgCCGACAACGGCAGGTCGACGAAACAAAGATGACCAGTGACCGCTGCACCCACCGGAGAAGTACCACCGCGCTTCTAGCACTCCGAGGCGTCGCGTACCAAGCAACACCTTCAGGAAGGAATGCGACGACGACGCCGCTGCTGCCCGGACAAGTTCAAGGGTTTCCCCTGGTACGCAGAGGGCAGTGGGGAATGGGCAGATCCGACGCCCTTCAGGAAGGTCCGGCGGCGCCCGCAGGCGTCACCGCGTCGGTGATGGACGAGCCACCAGGGATTTCTCCCAACCCAAACAACCACCACCACCCCACACGATTGGAAGTGCTCCACCAGAACTGCCGCCCACCAACATGTGCCACCACAGTCACTGAACCATCATCGCCGTCTCTCTGAGCCACCGACACGAGACCTGGAGGAGGGACGAGGAGCCAACGTTTCCCTGTTTTCCCTTTTATGAAAGATAATCTGGATAATTTGTTACAGAAGGCAGTGATGGATGTCCCAAGGAAAGTGCAGATGAGCACGAGTTGTTACCAAAATAGGAGCATGAGTTGTTAGCTTATTTCGGCGCTTCTAAACAGTCCAGAAGGCACGCGCTGTACTAGGATTACTGGCTAATACGGACAATTTTGATGGTATCTCACTTTGAACCAGTGGCAGATCTAGTCCATTTTTGGCGTGGTGACCTTGCATATTGTTCAATTTCGTAAATAATTTTTAAGTTCGTATACATTATTCAaatttgttaatatttttatATTCTAACACATTTTAATATATGATTTTTTTAAAGTTTTTTAACATTTTCAAAGTTTGTTGAAATGCAtgcatttttttcaaattcaagaacatttttaaaattcgtattttttaaaaaatcataaaaataaaatttgtgaactttttccaaattaaTGAATATTTTGAAAAAATACACAAATATTTTCCAAATCCATAACATTctaaaaattcatgaacatttttgtgGAGGGAGGAGCGGGGGTGCGGgggaggcgagcggcggcgcggAAACCCTAGGCGGAGCGGGATGTGTGACCTCCGGAAAGAAATTATATGTCCACCCAAAGTACAAATCTTATTAATGGACATGTTATCATACTGTTGACACTACCTGATCGACCATAAGAACCTGTATTCAGGGTTGACATGATACTGAGAGCACAAAATTTTGCAGGCTATCTCCCCTCAAATTCTCCTTTTTTTGCGGGCTATCCATCTGCAAGCAGCGAGCTTTAGGTTATCTCTAAAAATCAGACTCAAGTGAATAATATGTTACATTATAATTCTGATATGGAGACAACGATGCGTACCTCACAGGGACTGAAAACTCATAGGAATTATTTGCCCACACGAGAATTTTCCACGCCAAAGAGAGGACTGAAGCACCTAACGACGGACAGAGTTGTGAGCTAAACAGAAACACGTACCAGCGCCGTCCTTATCAGTTGGCTGTTTCTTCAGCAAAGTGCTTGGCTCCAAGCCAACCACCTTGCCTTTTCTATTCGGCAACTCATGGCCCAGAGAGAAAATATTGGATACCCTTTGTCCTAGGGTGAGGGAGTCCAACATTTTCTGGTATGATTAGGACTTGCCATAAGGTTAGTCATCATAAATTCCACGTGCTTTCGTCCTCAAGAACAGACCGGCATCCTTGACTTGGAATGATATCCCTCCCTCTTGGTCATAGTCAACATTTCACCTTCTCCTATTTAGTACtacctccgtccggaaatacttgtcatcaaaatgaataaaaggggatgtatctagatgtattttagttctagatacatcctctTTTGTCCATTTTGATGAAAGTATTTttggacagagggagtactagttGGGTGGGAGTTGGGGCACACCGGGCGAGCTAGAACATCCACACTGTTCGTGAGAGTCTCTTACTAATTAAATGGCGAAAGCAGGCAAGCCCACGGCTTCATCGTCTTGCTTTGTGGTGCCGCTTCTCTACTTGATGATCACGGTCCTGCTGTCTTCTGGGTGCAAATCCGTGGGCGCAACGGATACTCTTCTTCCGGGCCAATCTCTGAGCGGTAACCAGTCCTTACTCTCGAAATATGGTTCCTTCAAGCTGGGCTTCGATTCAGATTCTACACTCGGCATATGGTACATGAACTCATCAACTTGCAGCCCTCCTCTAGTTTGGTCGCCTGATGTAGATTTTCGATATTATATACATAAGACTTTGCCCTCTTCATTCGGACTCTCAGAAGATGGCAGCATATATCTCAAAAATGATGACGGCTCACTTGCTTGGTCATCACTTGGTACGGACGCTATACCTATCTCTGCAGTTGCAATACTTGTTGACAATGGAAATCTTGTAGTAAGAGACCAAGCGAATATCTCTTTGGTGTCATGGCAATTGGCAAAGCTTTGACAACCCAGTCGGTGCACTGCTGCCTGGAGGATGGCTGGGATTTAATAGGGTCACTGACAAGAACGTCTCTCTTGTTTGGAATGGTTACGACTATATCCTGAAGATAAATGCAGCGCAAAGTAGAGGGTTTACTGTGCAGGATACTCCCAGCTGGATGGACATTCGTGAGGAGGATGGAGGCTCTTTTCTGTTGTTCAATGATGCACATCTATACATACAATTGCATGATGATGGTACTGTCAGTGCTGCTAAACTAGGGGACTGTGGTCCGGCGCTGTGGTCTCAATATAGTCGATGCGGGATTGCTGCATATTGTGGCCCAGACAGCATTTGTGTAGTGGCATATGCCGAAATCCGGTCATATTGTTTGAGAGTTGCAGCTCCACATTGTCTATCTAATCTTTCCGCTAAACAAGACATCTCTTTTCATCCCATAGATGAAGTCCTTGTATTTCCAGAAACTCCGTCGTTGGTGCAGGTCAGGGACATCAGAGAATGCGAAGCTATTTGTTCCGGTGACTGTTCGTGTACAGCATTTGCTTTCAATGTAACATGCTTACTGTGGTCTGTGGAGCTGCACAAACTCACAGTAGGGATCATGCCTGGTTCAGATGGGCGTCTGTACGTACGCACGGCTAAGCAAAAAGAAAATTCGGGTTCCAAGATTGGAATTCTTATTCCAACAGTGACGGGTGTTTTGCTCCTCCTCCTTGTTGCTCTGTTTGTTTGGTGGAGAAGCAAAAGGAAGATATTCACAGAAAGACCAGAGAATTGTAGCGGTGGCCTTACGATCTTCTCGGACGCGCAGATGAAGAAAGCGACGAGAAATTTCTCTGAAAAACTTGGAGAAGGAGGTTTCGGCTGTGTTTTCAAGGGGACATTGCGAGCAGGTTCCTCCATGGTGGCTGTCAAGAAGCTAAAAGACCTTGGGCATGGAGAGAAGCAATTCCGAGCGGAAGTGCAGACAATTGGAATGATCCAACACATCAATCTTGTCTGTTTATTTGGGTTTTGTGTGGAAAGAAGTACGAGGATGCTGGTATACGAGTACATGGAGAACGGATCTTTGAACTCCCATCTGTTCTCCAAGAAGGGTTCTTCAAAATTACCCTGGGAGCTGCGGTACCGCATAGCACTCGGAACCGCGAGAGGCCTGGCCTATCTGCACGAGGGATGCACGGACCGCATTATACACTGCGACATGAAGCCGGACAATGTGCTCCTTGATGCAGACTTCTGTCCCAAAATTGCAGACTTCGGCATGGCCAAGCTGCTTGGCCGAGATTTCAGCAGGGCACTGACCACAATGCGAGGGACCATCGGATACCTTGCGCCGGAGTGGATCTCGGGGGTTCCGATCACACATAAGTCAGATGTCTACAGCTACGGCATGATGCTTCTTGAGATCATATCAGGGCGAAGGAATTCAGAGATAATTAAGGAAGGGGAGTTTACCTACTTCCCCATCTTTGCTGCCGTCAAGGTCCATGAAGGAGATGTGGTGTGCCTGCTGGACAGTAGGCTGGAGGGCGATGCGGATGTGGAGCAGCTGACCAGAGCTTGCAGAACTGCGTGCTGGTGCATTCAGGATGATGAGGATCATAGGCCAATGATGGGGCATGTTGTTCACATGCTAGAAGGTGTTGTAGACGTCCAAGTACCACCCATTCCGAGGTCTCTACAGAATTTTGTGGGAATGGATGATTGCTCTCACTCTACAGCCTTCTATACTCTTTGAAAGGCTACAGACCTCATTCTGTTTGTCGATGAAGTATCACAGTTTATATGTATCTTTTGTATTTTCTAGACTGCACTCCTCCCCTATTTATTTCCCAAGGTTCGGATAAGTGGTTGTTGCGATTCATTATACTTATAGTGATATCCTGCAATTATCCCCTATTTATTCCCATGGTTCTGATGAGTTGCGATTCATAAATCCTTATAGACTTCCTGTGATATCCTGCAGTTTTAAGCGAACGCCCTCACTTCCTTTCTATGCTGGCTGGCAAAAGTGTGAACTACATATAATTCCAATTTAAGGACTCAGTCCAGTCAGTGGTGGATTACCAATCCTTGCATCCCCAATCCCCAAACTTCAACTAAAAACTGTAAATGGTGTTGTAAGCATACCTTCAACATTGAGAGTTTCAGGACTGCTGTTGGCATATGAGGGTTTTTAGGCATGAAGTTATTTGTCTAAAAAAAAGGCATATGCAGTTATTATTCATAGTTATTGTTCAGAATTCATCGAATTTGAGTATTTGTTCAGAAAATTGAAGTGCTCTACTACTCTTTGCTCATGCTGTCAATCATAATGGGAGGATTGCAAGGCACTATTAGCAAGAAAATTGCGACATCGTGTCTCCAAGGCCTGAAACAAAAGCGCCCCTGCTTATGCAGAGACGAAATTTGGGAGTTCACGTCCTCCTCTGTGAACCACCGCAGATACAACCACAGCGCGCCACCCACCATTAGCTCAGCCACTGAATTAGTGATGCTGGTCGTCCTAGCGCAACACAGATGAGAGGGGTCGCGCAGGTGAGGTGCAGGAGACACATCCTAGTGGTTTCCTTACTTCCTGTGGACACGAGCTGCAGTTTAGTTTTGGTTTCGGTTAATTGAGGGGGAGCCAGGTGATCTGCAAATGTTGTACTAAGTTGAGATCATGGGTTCAATACTCAAAATCCCATTGTGCTGCAATAGTCTGTGTCGTGTTACAATTCGAAATAAATACGTGTTGTGCTAATAAGCTCTGTTACTCTGTGTTTCAGTCACGTACAACAGTTTGATACTCCTCAAAGTTTTGGTCATGAACACCCTTTTTGTAATCCAACTGAGATTGACAACAATAACAAAGACCGTGGCAGCGGCAACATTTAAAAATACATGCTTTTATCCCACATGATTTCTTTCAAACTATGTATGTAATTTTAAGAGGATCAAACAATACACTACTAGGCAATCCAAGTAAAAAAAGAGCAGATGTCATTTGTTAATTTTCTCTCTCTTAGTAATTCATATATCATGATGAGGCAGTCCATACTTGATGTGTTTCAAATAAACACGAGGATATTTCAAAAGTAATTTGTA
This genomic window contains:
- the LOC125529956 gene encoding G-type lectin S-receptor-like serine/threonine-protein kinase At2g19130 encodes the protein MDIREEDGGSFLLFNDAHLYIQLHDDGTVSAAKLGDCGPALWSQYSRCGIAAYCGPDSICVVAYAEIRSYCLRVAAPHCLSNLSAKQDISFHPIDEVLVFPETPSLVQVRDIRECEAICSGDCSCTAFAFNVTCLLWSVELHKLTVGIMPGSDGRLYVRTAKQKENSGSKIGILIPTVTGVLLLLLVALFVWWRSKRKIFTERPENCSGGLTIFSDAQMKKATRNFSEKLGEGGFGCVFKGTLRAGSSMVAVKKLKDLGHGEKQFRAEVQTIGMIQHINLVCLFGFCVERSTRMLVYEYMENGSLNSHLFSKKGSSKLPWELRYRIALGTARGLAYLHEGCTDRIIHCDMKPDNVLLDADFCPKIADFGMAKLLGRDFSRALTTMRGTIGYLAPEWISGVPITHKSDVYSYGMMLLEIISGRRNSEIIKEGEFTYFPIFAAVKVHEGDVVCLLDSRLEGDADVEQLTRACRTACWCIQDDEDHRPMMGHVVHMLEGVVDVQVPPIPRSLQNFVGMDDCSHSTAFYTL